One region of Ardenticatenales bacterium genomic DNA includes:
- a CDS encoding amino acid adenylation domain-containing protein has protein sequence MDQIPRRDDLSPRQKRELLAELLRRRLGESGSAPAGPPLAEGPGSSSGQPLSFGQQTLWFLYRLAPESWAYNTLLAFRVRGGLDVPAFHQACQTLYQRHASLRLRFHAANGQPQQQTQPPDTPIPFFPIDAAGWSEETLQTELTAAARQPFNLETGPLFRVHLFTHAPDDHVLLLSAHHIVIDLSSYMLLVEELRILYTALRQGQAPVLPSPGRSIADYVHWQIAFVQSDAGIQQQHYWQAKLQGEIPLLNLPTDRPRPPRQTFRGASLTHTIPSALTQQLKNLAATHKTSLYTLLLTAYKTLLYRYTGQEDLIIGTPTASRHHPDFTRTVGYLVNMLPLRSRPDSQTPFSDFLKQVHQTVLEALENQSYPLALIAQNLRLNRDPSRSLLFDAAFALESARFDSQGLAPLLLGQTGMQVAWDNLHLEALSLPQQEGQFDLTLHLFETDDALSAAWLYNPDLFDAPTITRMSRHLQTLLAGIVADPAQTLAALPLLTDQERAQLRSWNETEAPFAHDKCWHELFEAQARQQPDAPALIIGNAQISYAELDARANRLAHYLQAVGIGRDSHVAISCHRSAEMVTAILAVLKAGAAYVPLDPDYPPERLAFILADAQITLLLTQKAHAPTYETITADYQPPLPSLCLDADWPTIAAYPDDKPATNVTPDALAYLIYTSGTTGQPKAAQLAHRSLVNVSAAQADLFGAGPGQRVLQFASLSFDASVFEITMALTTGAALCLGDHESLLPGRPLWQFLRQTRVTIVTLPPSALAMLPDEPLPDLRVITVAGEACPAELVDRWGPGRLFFNLYGPTEATIWSSVQACTPGAGPPPIGRPIPNTRLYVLDKDGQATPVGVPGELYIGGVGLARGYHGRPDLTAARFLSLPPERAGTVPGERLYRTGDLVRRLPDGALQFLGRTDHQVKLRGFRIELGEIEAALCRHSTIREALVMTQQNDRLVAYLLPAPGQTIIPTEVRHFLQTTLPAYMVPAHFVPLSTWPLTPNGKIDRRALPDPAATLLPTVAPETETEQMIAGIWQKLLHLPAISIHDNLFDIGAHSLLVVQAHEQIQARLQRAFGVVEMFRHPTISQLAGYLTQGDAPPSPRPTPSPRHQANTDIAIIGLSGRFPGARNITEFWHNLCQGRESIHFFTEAELDAADIPAALRADSHFVPAAAQLDDIDQFDAAFFGFTPREAEMMDPQHRLFLECAWSALEDAGCVPQNNHARIGLFAGTGLNSYLLQHHAQHNLLQNYQALIGNDKDFLATRAAYELNLTGPCLTVQTACSTSLVAVHLAAQSLRNGECDLALAGGVSVNLLQQHGYLYHEGAIFSPDGHCRPFDAQAQGTVFGSGVGMVVLKPLAQAQADGDTIHAIIKGTAVNNDGAAKVGYTAPGVAGQAAAIATALAAANVPAHTIRYIEAHGTGTPLGDPIEIHALNQVFAPLVNEPAHCAVGAVKSNVGHLDAAAGITGLIKTVLVLKHGLIPPSLHYQTPNPQIDFAGTPFYINTQLIPWPDAPFPRRAGVSAFGIGGTNAHVILEAAPPPPPPPSPQTDQLLPLSAHTETALATQALNLAEHLRQNPGLSLAAVAATLQTGRYPFAHRRALACKDVPDAIARLADLSSGATGMAAENAPPVVFMFPGQGSQFAGMGQTLYEEYSVFRQQIDTCAHHLAPLLELDLRDLLYPAPDQIEPASARLNQTQFTQPALFATAYALAALWRAWGIHPHAMLGHSIGEYVAACLAGVFTLEEGLRLVAARGRLMQSLPRGGMLSVSLSPEQVNPWLPPELNVAVINERERCVVAGPLPPLHVLADQLSTAGITSRLLQTSHAFHSPMMDPILADFAAVARAMALQPPQLPYISNVSGTWIRNDQAMDPDYWVQQLRQPVQFATGLAQVSRDPAVLLLEVGPGQALTQLARRQVTQPVLPAMRHPRAAQSDAAALLSAAAQLWVRGAPIAWEQLHPQPRRRVPLPPYPFERQRYWLETTPPAVAAPKPAAQGVSDLFYLPSWKRTLPPASRPLPTGQWLLFATNENDPVVASLRAALRAQGQTPIMVFAGAAFQALGDDTFCIDPSVPQQYAQLLAQLPYPPDRIIHAWSLAAEMEPLTASFYSLVYLAQALGGLAHVSPRHIDVLSRQMQSIAGETENRPGQAVLLGPCRVISQEYPSVTCRAIDLDAREWGLLPRELAVAEPGVVAFRGQARWVPTYESVTLPASAMPASLLKPDGIYLITGGLGGVGLQVAAYLAQTGRARIVLLTRSEFPPPETWPEIAPDHPHATAARQLHALRAQGAELLVVQADVTDLSQVERAISLTRAHFGGLDGVFHAAGISGGNLIQQTTPETAAPILAPKVIGTLNLARALETFPIDFLCLFSSLVAITGGPGRTAYTAANAFLDAFAASYRNRGEMFVFSVNWDTWRGVGMAAPAHTRPSPPIHPLLQEKVETNDARAVYRAWLHPDRYWVLAEHRIMSHPSLAGTVYLEMVRAAFAEHTAHTQMQFHDVYFLTPLVMAATEEREIRVVLEKENAGTNQYQFTVQSQEGQAWQTHAQGSVSPLAPTATPRHDIPALLAHCPREIPVRAEDLRREQIELGPRWRGLQSLRVGEGEAVAAITLDAAFAEDLRAYLLHPALLDVAASFAGQYVAQGSYLPLSYRRLALKAPLPAHLFSHARFSSPPETSAETITVDVTLLDASGQELVEIEGFSLKRADPAQWQVLARQLPQMENVYAGISPATAIEALHRILAHQPASRLLVSAYAPDELIRRIETQAAPPLPIPPRATHDRGRVKTPYAPPRSEPERILSQIWQELLGIAPIGIQDNFFELGGDSVLAIQIISHARQHGLRFSPNQLFTHQTIAELTQAAYTDTATPSGPPPDTENASPDHDYPLTPIQSWFFSQSFPQPHHWNQSLQLTLRRSLDTATLSAALQAVLAHHDALRLRFQRAENGWRQSFAPIPAAPPLVVVDLSPYPPADQGQQIAAQTAAWQTRLDLARGPLFQAIYFRRAPAAPDQLLLIAHHLVVDAFSWSILLADLQTAYAQIAQGDSATLPAKTASFQTWAEQLRALAAQPEMGAEWAYWREATSLASARLPLDGGATAGDLSDPAANTVEMAQSVTVALDQAETSALLRDAPRAYHTGVADILLTALAQTMTIWTGAAAVLVALEENGRDAGTLPPDYSRTVGWFTTLYPVALPGDITEPGAAIRTIKEQLRAVPRQGVGYGLLRYVRPTYDVASQAEKLPQPQMSFLYLGQIEEIATGELYAGIQSPPNERAPHSPRPYLLDIIAHVTEQRLRVTWTYNPHFHQPNTIDNLAQTYRQRLQTLITHCQTQEIGQFTPSDFPEAGLDQEALDELVALFTQEST, from the coding sequence ATGGATCAAATTCCTCGTCGTGATGACCTTTCCCCTCGGCAGAAACGAGAACTGCTGGCGGAATTGCTACGTCGGCGGCTGGGGGAATCTGGCTCCGCTCCCGCAGGCCCACCGCTGGCCGAAGGACCAGGATCGTCCTCAGGACAGCCATTGTCCTTCGGCCAGCAAACGTTGTGGTTTCTGTACCGGCTGGCTCCGGAGAGTTGGGCTTACAATACGCTGCTGGCGTTTCGGGTCCGGGGGGGGCTGGATGTGCCGGCATTTCACCAGGCCTGCCAAACCCTCTACCAACGACACGCCAGCCTGCGCCTGCGCTTCCACGCCGCCAACGGTCAGCCCCAACAACAAACCCAACCACCTGATACGCCCATCCCCTTCTTCCCCATTGACGCCGCCGGCTGGTCAGAAGAAACCTTGCAAACCGAACTGACCGCCGCCGCCCGCCAACCCTTCAATCTGGAAACAGGCCCCCTGTTTCGCGTTCACCTCTTCACACACGCACCCGACGATCACGTCCTGCTCCTTTCCGCCCACCACATCGTCATTGACCTCTCCTCCTACATGCTCCTGGTGGAAGAACTGCGGATACTGTACACGGCGCTACGCCAGGGACAGGCTCCTGTTCTGCCCTCCCCCGGCAGAAGCATAGCCGATTACGTTCACTGGCAGATAGCTTTCGTGCAGAGCGATGCCGGCATTCAACAACAACACTACTGGCAGGCGAAACTCCAGGGCGAAATCCCCCTGCTCAACCTGCCCACCGACCGCCCCCGCCCACCTCGCCAGACCTTTCGCGGCGCATCACTCACACACACCATTCCTTCCGCCCTGACCCAGCAGCTCAAAAACCTGGCCGCCACCCACAAAACAAGCCTCTACACCCTCCTCCTCACCGCCTACAAAACCCTCCTCTACCGCTATACCGGACAAGAAGACCTCATCATCGGCACGCCCACCGCAAGCCGACACCACCCCGACTTCACCCGTACAGTCGGCTACCTCGTCAACATGCTGCCCCTGCGCAGCCGGCCAGACAGCCAAACACCCTTCAGCGACTTTCTAAAACAGGTACATCAGACCGTGTTGGAAGCGCTGGAAAACCAATCCTATCCCCTGGCCCTCATCGCCCAAAACCTGCGCCTGAACCGCGACCCCAGCCGCTCACTCCTCTTCGACGCCGCTTTTGCCCTGGAATCCGCCCGGTTTGACAGCCAGGGGCTGGCCCCGCTGCTTCTGGGGCAAACGGGCATGCAGGTTGCCTGGGACAACCTGCACCTGGAGGCGCTCTCGTTGCCGCAGCAAGAAGGTCAATTTGACCTCACGCTGCACCTGTTCGAAACGGACGACGCCCTCTCCGCCGCCTGGCTCTACAACCCCGACCTCTTCGACGCGCCCACCATCACGCGCATGAGCCGCCACCTGCAAACCCTCCTGGCCGGCATCGTGGCCGACCCCGCCCAAACGCTGGCCGCGCTCCCCCTCCTCACCGACCAGGAAAGGGCGCAACTGCGAAGTTGGAACGAGACGGAAGCCCCTTTTGCCCACGACAAATGCTGGCACGAGTTATTTGAGGCGCAGGCCCGACAGCAACCAGACGCCCCCGCGCTCATCATCGGCAACGCGCAAATAAGTTACGCCGAACTGGATGCTCGCGCCAATCGCCTGGCTCACTATCTACAGGCAGTTGGCATTGGCCGCGACAGCCACGTGGCCATCAGTTGCCACCGCTCCGCGGAAATGGTCACGGCGATCCTGGCCGTCCTCAAAGCGGGTGCGGCCTATGTGCCCCTGGACCCCGACTATCCCCCGGAGCGGCTGGCATTCATACTGGCTGACGCGCAAATAACCTTGCTGCTGACCCAAAAGGCACACGCCCCAACCTACGAGACCATCACCGCGGATTATCAACCGCCCCTCCCCAGCCTTTGTCTGGATGCCGATTGGCCCACCATCGCCGCCTATCCCGACGACAAGCCCGCCACCAACGTCACCCCGGATGCTCTGGCTTACCTCATCTACACCTCCGGCACTACCGGGCAACCCAAGGCGGCGCAACTTGCCCATCGTAGCCTGGTGAATGTCTCCGCGGCCCAGGCGGACCTCTTCGGCGCGGGTCCGGGTCAGCGCGTACTGCAATTCGCTTCCCTTAGCTTTGATGCCTCCGTCTTTGAGATAACGATGGCGCTGACAACGGGCGCGGCCCTTTGCCTGGGCGACCATGAATCGCTGCTGCCTGGCCGTCCCCTGTGGCAGTTCTTGCGACAAACGCGCGTCACCATTGTCACCCTGCCCCCATCGGCGTTAGCCATGCTGCCGGACGAACCGCTGCCCGATCTGCGCGTGATCACGGTGGCCGGGGAAGCGTGCCCGGCGGAACTGGTGGATCGATGGGGACCTGGGCGCCTGTTCTTTAACCTGTATGGCCCCACCGAGGCTACCATCTGGTCTAGCGTCCAGGCGTGTACGCCGGGCGCGGGACCGCCGCCAATTGGTCGCCCCATTCCCAACACGCGCCTCTACGTGCTGGACAAAGATGGGCAGGCTACCCCCGTAGGCGTGCCTGGCGAGTTGTACATCGGCGGCGTCGGGCTGGCGCGTGGCTATCATGGCCGCCCGGACCTGACCGCCGCGCGGTTCTTGTCGCTGCCGCCAGAGCGCGCCGGGACGGTTCCAGGCGAGCGTCTGTATCGCACAGGAGACCTGGTGCGCCGCCTGCCAGACGGCGCGTTGCAGTTTCTGGGGCGGACGGACCATCAAGTGAAGTTGCGCGGTTTTCGCATTGAATTGGGGGAGATTGAAGCGGCGTTATGCCGGCATTCCACCATCCGTGAAGCCCTCGTCATGACACAGCAAAATGATCGCCTGGTCGCCTACCTCCTCCCCGCCCCCGGCCAGACCATCATCCCCACCGAAGTGCGCCACTTTTTGCAAACAACCCTGCCCGCGTACATGGTCCCCGCCCACTTCGTCCCCCTTTCCACATGGCCCCTCACACCCAACGGCAAAATTGACCGCCGCGCCCTCCCCGATCCGGCCGCCACCCTTCTCCCCACCGTCGCCCCGGAGACGGAAACAGAGCAGATGATTGCCGGCATCTGGCAAAAACTCCTCCACCTCCCCGCCATCAGCATCCACGACAACCTCTTCGACATCGGCGCGCACTCACTGCTCGTCGTGCAAGCCCACGAACAAATCCAGGCCCGCCTGCAACGCGCCTTTGGCGTCGTCGAGATGTTCCGTCACCCCACCATCAGCCAACTAGCCGGCTACCTTACCCAGGGCGACGCGCCCCCATCCCCCCGCCCCACGCCATCCCCCCGCCACCAGGCAAACACAGACATCGCCATCATCGGCCTCAGCGGTCGCTTCCCCGGAGCCAGAAACATCACCGAATTCTGGCACAACCTCTGCCAGGGACGGGAATCCATTCATTTCTTCACCGAGGCGGAACTGGACGCCGCCGACATTCCCGCCGCCCTGCGCGCCGATTCCCATTTTGTGCCCGCCGCGGCGCAATTGGACGACATAGACCAGTTTGACGCCGCGTTTTTTGGTTTTACCCCACGCGAAGCGGAGATGATGGACCCGCAGCACCGCCTTTTCCTGGAATGCGCCTGGTCCGCGTTGGAAGATGCCGGCTGTGTACCACAAAACAACCACGCGCGCATCGGGCTTTTTGCCGGCACAGGGCTTAACAGCTACCTCCTGCAACACCACGCCCAACACAACCTGCTGCAAAATTATCAAGCCCTCATCGGTAACGACAAAGATTTCCTGGCAACCCGCGCCGCCTACGAACTCAACCTCACCGGCCCCTGCCTCACCGTGCAAACAGCCTGCTCCACCTCCCTCGTCGCCGTGCACCTGGCCGCGCAAAGCCTGCGCAACGGCGAATGCGACCTGGCCCTGGCGGGAGGCGTCTCCGTCAACCTGCTGCAACAACATGGCTACCTATACCACGAAGGCGCCATTTTCTCCCCCGATGGGCATTGCCGCCCGTTCGATGCCCAGGCGCAAGGAACCGTTTTTGGCAGCGGCGTTGGCATGGTCGTTCTCAAGCCGCTGGCGCAGGCGCAAGCCGACGGCGATACTATCCACGCCATCATCAAAGGCACGGCAGTGAACAACGATGGCGCGGCCAAAGTCGGCTACACAGCCCCTGGCGTCGCCGGTCAGGCGGCAGCCATTGCCACGGCGCTGGCAGCCGCCAACGTGCCCGCGCACACGATTCGCTATATTGAAGCCCATGGAACGGGCACGCCCCTGGGCGACCCGATTGAGATACACGCCCTGAACCAGGTGTTTGCACCGTTGGTGAACGAACCGGCGCACTGTGCCGTGGGGGCGGTCAAGAGCAATGTGGGGCATCTCGATGCGGCTGCCGGCATTACCGGCCTCATCAAAACCGTTCTCGTTCTCAAACATGGCCTGATCCCGCCTTCTCTACATTACCAAACGCCGAATCCACAAATTGATTTTGCCGGCACACCCTTCTACATCAACACACAACTCATACCCTGGCCCGACGCCCCCTTCCCTCGCCGCGCCGGCGTCAGCGCCTTTGGCATTGGCGGAACCAACGCCCACGTCATACTGGAAGCCGCCCCGCCACCTCCCCCGCCCCCGTCCCCCCAAACCGACCAACTGCTCCCCCTTTCCGCCCACACGGAAACCGCCCTGGCCACCCAGGCCCTCAACCTGGCCGAACACCTGCGACAAAACCCCGGCCTTTCTCTGGCCGCTGTGGCCGCCACGCTGCAAACGGGGCGATACCCCTTTGCCCACCGGCGCGCCCTTGCCTGCAAGGATGTTCCCGACGCCATAGCGCGCCTGGCGGACCTGTCATCCGGCGCAACAGGCATGGCCGCCGAAAACGCGCCACCCGTTGTATTCATGTTTCCGGGGCAAGGGAGTCAATTTGCCGGCATGGGGCAAACGTTATACGAAGAATACTCAGTTTTTCGCCAGCAAATTGACACCTGCGCCCACCATCTGGCCCCCCTCCTGGAACTAGACCTGCGCGACCTGCTCTACCCAGCGCCAGACCAGATCGAACCCGCCTCCGCCCGGCTCAATCAGACCCAATTCACCCAACCCGCCCTCTTCGCCACCGCCTACGCCCTGGCCGCCTTGTGGCGCGCCTGGGGCATCCACCCCCACGCCATGCTCGGCCACAGCATCGGCGAATACGTGGCCGCCTGCCTCGCCGGCGTATTTACCCTGGAAGAGGGACTGCGCCTCGTCGCCGCCCGCGGGCGTCTGATGCAATCCCTCCCGCGCGGCGGAATGCTGTCTGTCTCCCTGTCGCCAGAACAGGTCAACCCCTGGCTCCCCCCCGAACTGAATGTAGCCGTGATCAACGAGCGGGAGCGCTGCGTCGTTGCCGGCCCTCTGCCGCCGCTGCACGTGCTGGCAGACCAGTTATCCACGGCAGGCATCACCAGCCGTCTGCTGCAAACCAGCCACGCCTTCCACTCCCCCATGATGGACCCCATCCTGGCTGATTTCGCCGCCGTCGCCCGCGCCATGGCCTTACAGCCGCCCCAACTGCCGTACATCTCCAACGTCAGCGGCACATGGATCAGGAATGACCAGGCCATGGACCCGGACTATTGGGTACAGCAGTTGCGTCAACCGGTGCAGTTTGCCACCGGTCTGGCGCAAGTCAGCCGCGATCCCGCGGTGCTACTTCTGGAGGTAGGCCCCGGCCAGGCGCTAACCCAACTGGCGCGGCGACAAGTTACCCAACCCGTCCTCCCCGCCATGCGTCATCCACGGGCGGCGCAGTCAGACGCCGCCGCACTGCTCTCCGCTGCCGCCCAACTCTGGGTGCGCGGCGCGCCAATCGCCTGGGAGCAGCTTCACCCACAGCCGCGACGACGAGTGCCGCTGCCCCCTTATCCCTTCGAGCGACAGCGGTACTGGCTGGAGACGACACCGCCAGCGGTTGCCGCGCCCAAGCCGGCGGCACAGGGCGTAAGCGACCTCTTCTACTTGCCGTCCTGGAAGCGCACGCTGCCCCCTGCCAGTCGGCCACTGCCCACCGGCCAATGGCTGCTGTTTGCCACGAACGAAAATGATCCCGTTGTTGCTTCCTTGCGCGCCGCGCTGCGCGCCCAGGGGCAGACGCCCATTATGGTTTTTGCGGGCGCGGCGTTTCAGGCTCTGGGTGATGATACATTCTGCATAGACCCATCCGTCCCTCAGCAGTACGCCCAACTTTTGGCGCAGCTTCCGTACCCGCCGGACCGCATCATTCATGCCTGGTCGTTGGCCGCGGAGATGGAGCCGTTAACGGCCAGTTTTTACAGTTTAGTCTACCTGGCACAGGCCCTCGGCGGGCTGGCGCACGTTTCGCCACGGCATATTGACGTGCTTTCGCGGCAGATGCAGTCTATCGCCGGCGAAACGGAGAACCGTCCAGGACAGGCGGTGTTGTTAGGGCCTTGTCGTGTCATTTCCCAAGAGTATCCGTCGGTCACGTGCCGCGCAATTGATCTGGACGCGCGCGAATGGGGGCTGCTGCCGCGAGAGTTGGCTGTGGCGGAACCGGGCGTTGTGGCCTTTCGGGGGCAGGCGCGTTGGGTTCCTACTTATGAATCGGTGACTTTGCCGGCATCGGCTATGCCGGCATCCCTCCTCAAACCCGACGGCATCTACCTGATCACCGGCGGGCTGGGAGGCGTTGGCCTACAAGTAGCGGCCTATCTGGCGCAAACAGGGCGGGCCAGAATCGTACTGCTCACCCGCTCCGAATTCCCCCCGCCGGAAACCTGGCCGGAAATCGCCCCCGACCATCCACACGCAACGGCAGCGCGCCAACTGCACGCGCTGCGGGCGCAAGGGGCCGAGTTGCTGGTCGTGCAGGCGGATGTGACCGATTTGTCCCAGGTGGAGCGGGCCATCTCGCTGACGCGGGCGCATTTTGGCGGACTGGATGGGGTATTCCACGCTGCCGGCATTTCCGGCGGCAACCTGATACAACAAACAACCCCGGAAACAGCCGCCCCCATCCTGGCCCCCAAAGTCATCGGAACGCTTAACCTCGCCCGCGCCCTGGAAACGTTTCCCATTGATTTTCTCTGTCTCTTTTCCTCACTCGTCGCCATCACCGGCGGCCCAGGACGCACCGCCTACACCGCCGCGAACGCCTTCCTCGACGCCTTCGCCGCTTCTTACCGCAATCGCGGCGAGATGTTTGTTTTCTCCGTCAACTGGGACACATGGCGGGGTGTCGGCATGGCCGCGCCTGCGCACACGCGCCCATCACCCCCCATCCATCCCCTGTTGCAGGAAAAAGTAGAAACCAATGACGCGCGCGCCGTGTACCGCGCCTGGCTCCATCCCGACCGTTACTGGGTCCTCGCGGAACACCGCATCATGTCCCACCCCTCCCTGGCGGGCACGGTCTACCTGGAAATGGTGCGCGCCGCTTTTGCCGAGCACACGGCGCACACGCAAATGCAGTTCCACGATGTCTACTTCCTTACGCCGCTGGTCATGGCGGCGACGGAAGAACGGGAGATACGTGTCGTGCTGGAAAAGGAAAATGCCGGCACAAACCAGTATCAATTTACCGTGCAAAGCCAGGAAGGGCAGGCGTGGCAAACCCATGCTCAGGGCAGCGTATCGCCACTCGCGCCCACGGCAACGCCTCGCCACGACATCCCCGCGCTGCTGGCCCACTGCCCGCGAGAAATTCCCGTGCGCGCGGAAGATTTACGGCGAGAACAGATTGAACTTGGCCCCCGTTGGCGCGGCCTGCAATCATTGCGTGTGGGTGAGGGGGAGGCGGTAGCCGCTATCACCCTGGACGCGGCGTTTGCGGAAGATTTACGCGCCTATCTGCTGCACCCGGCGCTGCTGGATGTTGCCGCCAGTTTTGCCGGCCAGTACGTAGCGCAAGGCAGCTATCTGCCGCTGTCTTACCGCCGCCTGGCGCTAAAAGCGCCGCTGCCGGCACACTTGTTCAGTCACGCCCGTTTTTCGTCCCCGCCGGAGACGAGTGCGGAGACGATTACGGTGGATGTGACCCTGCTGGATGCGTCTGGGCAGGAACTGGTAGAGATCGAAGGATTTTCCTTGAAGCGCGCTGATCCGGCGCAATGGCAGGTGTTGGCGCGGCAATTGCCACAGATGGAAAATGTGTATGCCGGCATTTCCCCCGCCACCGCCATCGAAGCCCTCCACCGCATCCTGGCCCACCAACCCGCGTCGCGCCTGCTCGTCTCCGCCTACGCCCCGGACGAACTGATCCGCCGCATCGAGACACAGGCAGCGCCCCCCTTACCCATTCCACCCCGCGCCACCCACGACCGCGGTCGCGTCAAAACCCCGTACGCGCCCCCACGCAGCGAACCGGAACGCATTCTCAGCCAGATATGGCAAGAGCTACTGGGCATTGCCCCCATCGGCATCCAGGACAACTTCTTTGAATTGGGTGGCGACTCCGTGCTGGCGATCCAGATCATCTCCCACGCCCGCCAACACGGACTACGCTTCTCCCCCAATCAGTTGTTCACCCACCAGACCATCGCCGAACTGACGCAGGCGGCGTACACAGACACCGCAACCCCATCCGGGCCGCCGCCGGACACGGAAAACGCCTCTCCAGACCACGACTACCCCCTCACGCCGATTCAATCCTGGTTTTTCTCCCAATCATTCCCCCAACCCCACCACTGGAACCAATCGCTGCAACTGACGCTGCGCCGCTCCCTGGATACGGCCACGCTCTCGGCGGCGCTGCAAGCCGTGCTGGCCCACCATGACGCTTTGCGACTGCGCTTCCAACGCGCGGAAAACGGTTGGCGACAGTCGTTTGCTCCCATTCCCGCCGCGCCGCCGCTGGTGGTAGTGGACTTGTCGCCGTACCCCCCCGCCGACCAGGGGCAGCAGATCGCCGCGCAAACGGCGGCCTGGCAAACGCGCCTGGACCTGGCGCGGGGGCCGCTATTCCAGGCCATCTATTTTCGTCGCGCGCCCGCCGCGCCAGATCAATTACTGCTCATTGCCCATCACCTCGTCGTAGATGCCTTTTCCTGGTCCATCCTCCTGGCGGATTTGCAAACCGCCTATGCACAAATCGCCCAGGGGGACAGCGCGACACTGCCGGCAAAAACGGCCTCGTTTCAGACCTGGGCGGAGCAGTTGCGCGCGCTGGCGGCGCAGCCCGAAATGGGGGCGGAATGGGCTTATTGGCGCGAAGCGACCTCATTGGCGTCCGCCAGATTGCCGCTGGACGGCGGCGCAACGGCGGGCGACCTCTCTGATCCCGCCGCCAATACGGTGGAAATGGCGCAATCGGTGACAGTGGCGCTGGACCAGGCGGAAACGTCGGCGCTGCTGCGTGACGCGCCCCGCGCCTACCACACCGGCGTGGCCGACATTCTGCTCACAGCCCTGGCGCAAACGATGACGATCTGGACGGGTGCTGCCGCCGTGCTGGTGGCGTTGGAGGAAAATGGACGAGATGCCGGCACGCTACCCCCTGACTATTCCCGTACCGTGGGGTGGTTTACAACCCTGTACCCGGTAGCACTGCCTGGCGACATCACGGAACCGGGCGCGGCTATTCGCACCATCAAAGAGCAACTGCGCGCCGTGCCCCGCCAGGGTGTGGGGTACGGGCTGCTGCGCTACGTGCGCCCAACGTATGACGTCGCCTCGCAAGCGGAGAAGCTGCCACAACCACAAATGAGCTTCTTGTATTTGGGGCAGATAGAAGAAATAGCGACGGGTGAGCTGTATGCCGGCATTCAATCCCCCCCCAACGAGCGCGCCCCCCACTCACCACGCCCCTATCTGCTGGACATCATCGCCCACGTCACCGAGCAACGCCTGCGCGTCACCTGGACCTACAACCCCCATTTTCACCAACCCAACACCATCGACAACCTGGCCCAAACGTACCGCCAGCGGCTGCAAACCTTGATCACCCATTGCCAGACGCAAGAAATCGGCCAGTTTACCCCCTCCGATTTCCCGGAAGCCGGACTTGACCAGGAGGCGTTGGACGAACTGGTAGCCCTGTTTACCCAGGAGTCCACATAA